One region of Culex pipiens pallens isolate TS chromosome 2, TS_CPP_V2, whole genome shotgun sequence genomic DNA includes:
- the LOC120426499 gene encoding probable cytochrome P450 9f2, producing MLEVSLITVGVVLTLAALAYRYITRNDFYFADKAIPFMKPTFALGNLGPLMLKKRNILEHFKIVYDSFPDAKVFGFFNLTEPLYMVRDPEMAKKIAVKDFDHFVDHTGMTGASEAVENSHMLVTNTLVALRGNKWRDMRATLSPAFTGSKMRQMFTLIAECGQSMVQFYQDKTRSEGPQVVETKELFSRFANDVIATAAFGLKVDSFKEQDNEFYTLGKSVSQPTGVVAALKMLGYTLAPRLMVKMNVDFLSREQDRFFRGVVRDTMKTRQEQNIYRPDMIELLMQAKKGSLKHQTISEDQPAVEGFATVEESQVGLRNHDRVWTDDELAAQAFIFFFAGFETVSITLSLFSYELTKNADIQAKLYQEILATEQQLNGQPLTYETLQSMKYLDMVTSEVLRVWPIGTLVDRCCIKDYVYDDGQGCRFTIEKGKTVFVSIVGLHNDPQYFPNPDKFDPERFSDENRHNIKPNTYLPFGIGPRNCIGSRFALMELKTIIYYLLLNFSFEVHEKTQIPLRMEKSPNRLTPEKGIWLELRPRSGRTKN from the exons ATGCTGGAAGTTAGTTTAATCACGGTGGGGGTGGTGCTCACGCTGGCAGCCCTGGCGTACCGTTACATTACGCGAAATGATTTTTACTTTGCGGACAAGGCGATACCGTTCATGAAGCCTACGTTTGCGCTAGGGAATTTGGGCCCGTTGATGCTGAAGAAGAGGAATATACTGGAACACTTTAAGATAGTGTACGACAGTTTCCCCGATGCCAA GGTGTTTGGATTCTTCAACCTGACGGAACCCCTCTACATGGTGCGAGATCCGGAAATGGCAAAGAAAATCGCCGTCAAGGACTTTGACCACTTTGTGGACCACACGGGAATGACGGGGGCCAGCGAGGCCGTTGAGAACTCCCACATGTTGGTCACCAACACTTTGGTCGCGCTTCGTGGCAACAAGTGGCGCGATATGCGAGCAACGCTGAGTCCTGCCTTCACCGGCAGTAAGATGAGACAGATGTTCACGCTGATTGCCGAGTGCGGCCAAAGCATGGTGCAGTTTTATCAGGACAAAACCCGAAGCGAGGGCCCTCAGGTGGTCGAAACGAAGGAGTTGTTTTCGCGGTTTGCCAACGATGTGATCGCTACGGCAGCTTTTGGGTTGAAGGTAGATTCGTTCAAGGAGCAGGATAACGAGTTTTACACTCTTGGCAAGTCGGTTAGTCAGCCAACGGGAGTGGTAGCGGCGTTGAAGATGCTTGGCTACACGTTGGCACCGAGGCTGATGGTGAAGATGAACGTGGACTTCCTATCCCGCGAGCAGGACAGATTCTTTCGCGGAGTGGTCCGTGATACCATGAAGACTCGGCAAGAGCAGAACATCTATCGTCCCGACATGATCGAACTTTTGATGCAAGCCAAAAAGGGAAGCTTGAAGCACCAAACTATCTCGGAAGACCAACCCGCGGTTGAAGGATTTGCCACCGTCGAAGAATCACAAGTTGGTCTGCGCAACCACGATCGTGTCTGGACCGACGATGAACTAGCAGCACAGGCGTTCATCTTCTTCTTCGCCGGCTTCGAGACCGTCTCAATAACCCTCTCACTGTTCAGCTACGAACTTACCAAAAACGCAGATATCCAAGCCAAGCTCTACCAGGAAATCCTCGCAACCGAGCAGCAACTCAACGGCCAACCTCTAACCTACGAGACGCTTCAGAGCATGAAGTACCTGGACATGGTCACGTCGGAAGTACTCCGCGTGTGGCCCATCGGAACGCTCGTCGATCGGTGCTGCATCAAGGACTACGTGTACGACGACGGCCAGGGTTGCCGGTTCACGATCGAAAAGGGAAAAACTGTCTTCGTCAGCATCGTCGGTCTACACAACGATCCGCAGTACTTCCCGAATCCGGACAAGTTCGACCCGGAACGGTTCAGCGACGAGAACCGGCACAACATCAAGCCGAACACGTATCTGCCGTTCGGAATTGGCCCGCGAAACTGCATCG GGTCCCGGTTTGCGCTGATGGAGCTGAAAACGATTATCTACTATCTGCTGCTGAACTTTAGCTTCGAGGTACACGAGAAGACGCAAATTCCGCTGCGCATGGAAAAGTCACCGAATCGGTTGACACCGGAGAAGGGCATCTGGCTGGAGTTGAGGCCTCGCAGTGGACGGACGAAAAATTAA
- the LOC120426496 gene encoding endoribonuclease Dicer encodes MQTIEETQKEDFVPRFYQSQMKDICIAKNTIVYLPTGAGKTHIALMAIRELGRRGHLEKPLSQGGKRTFFIVNTVALAKQQAEMIGRNVVFKTSVYTSDRDVDTWKQDRWLEEFAKYQIIVCTCQILLDVLKHGYLAMSHINLLVFDECHHGVGDHPMHGIMEQYLRARKEDRPRVIGLSGMLLYKELKMKEQVAQELERLENTFDSTIATVGSYDAYTEVCRFSTDPKEGLLSFHVVQSSDVLRNLKGQINDFINNVALFDLPKLLNQNKSLMRDMPKPKKMITKYFMELNYQFEDLGLFGGAIALLGLIVQFELDKRESDHTMLRLLYRSCITFCENLRHQLENVMQGLEIKKKLTLFSSIKARQLIAQLEGFYKEGRSRKTKTLIFVQRRFSAKVVYHLLKIYFSETENAETILPDFMVGCNGTMPESIEQILSAKKDRRVLERFKKNETNVIVTTNVLEEGIDLQMCNSVIKFDYPETFASYEQSKGRARMKDSTYTVMLDSDKREKFLKKYLLYKEIEEELRRALVGKTINRPEPLEADVTKELTNELIPPFYTKKGAKLDALSSIQLLNRYCMGMPRDAFTNTNVTWERHDDKYTGKIVVAVLLPLQSTVRDKVFGQPMTNVKLAKRSAAFEACRKLYEAGELNDHLIPIDSKRQLANVSEVYFRHWKQFEEESAKQAGTQKNVRNHQIRYPSQTSGCCPQPGKPCYIYVLRIAAGFNSDVQNENIETFHTLYSSENNFGIMTTKPLPVLARMKFFVSLGLINVHLDPTPIRVENAGSDADLAALKQFQLMLFRDVLRLWKEFLVLDSSNEANSFLVVPLAQSRQIDWQVVKDFPFLAQPSELSTVARSRMIFDAKQYRHRVILPWYRTDRERAYVVTAVHEHLTPGSPFPNEKYQTYEDYFGTVYGQQICNKNQFLIEVKGITTWLNRLSPGDEDDGKSATRAKNWTFHEILIPELCHNFAFPADYWLKATLLPSALHRINFLLLAENIRVELATEANVGCLECRTVEDVDVEYKNRKSTDLANGMDELKFDSDEDEEDDDDDFDYEEAKKALVGPEDLNSLMRIQMNSFAEEVEMPWKEQDEPVDIERNWDNVSALDLDYYDSFVRKFSSLNVGEQITTKMAQSYSSVIHKQATRASPQKVAGAILDMSLDEKFRIALLKLTPENTVYVPLQQCAIIKALTTKSAHDVYDLERYELLGDAFLKFSVSLFLVKKHKEWHEGHLTAVKGQLVSNRNLLYCAMLINLPGMMKIHTFDPKNDWSPPLASVPHAVKQKMASINHSARVLYKLKMSEEEIQAGTIEKDKYEDFIAELDVQSRSLDTSPMQNYLSQQAMGDKMPADSMEAMLGVCVSTVGIKRSFRLLSFLGILPKKENLTTLLDDRIANQRLKADVTKSEVDSFLISPGRIERILDYTFKDRTYLLQALTHASYPTNRITGSYQQLEFVGDAVLDFLISAYIYEQNPTMSPGQLTDLRSALVNNITLACILVRHGLHLYILSESASLTDTVSKFVAFQEAHKHEITDQVNLLSEESERCQGAMAEFVDVPKALGDVFESLIGAVFLDSGNDLEVTWRVIYGLMHHEIATFSVDTPIQIVRRLYEWKPPCYPKFSQAIVDDDTVLVKLRYRIRNVDHEAYGFGQNKEDAKRAAAKAAIQKLRKQ; translated from the exons GCCACTTTCCCAGGGCGGCAAGCGCACCTTCTTCATCGTGAACACGGTGGCGCTGGCCAAGCAGCAAGCGGAAATGATCGGCCGCAACGTGGTCTTCAAGACGTCGGTCTACACGAGTGATCGCGACGTCGATACATGGAAGCAGGACCGTTGGCTCGAAGAATTTGCCAAGTACCAGATCATCGTGTGCACGTGTCAGATTCTGCTGGATGTGCTCAAGCACGGATATCTGGCCATGAGCCACATAAACTTGCTGGTTTTTGACGAGTGTCACCACGGCGTGGGTGATCATCCGATGCACGGGATCATGGAGCAGTACCTTAGGGCGCGTAAAGAGGACCGGCCTCGGGTGATTGGCCTGTCGGGGATGTTGCTGTACAAGGAGCTGAAGATGAAAGAGCAAGTGGCTCAGGAGTTGGAACGGCTAGAGAATACGTTCGACTCTACGATTGCGACCGTCGGAAGTTACGACGCGTACACGGAAGTGTGCAGGTTTTCCACGGACCCAAAGGAGGGCCTGCTTTCGTTTCACGTGGTGCAATCGTCCGACGTGTTGCGCAATTTGAAGGGGCAAATCAACGATTTTATTAACAACGTAGCACTTTTTGATCTTCCCAAACTGTTGAACCAGAACAAATCGCTGATGCGAGACATGCCGAAGCCCAAAAAGATGATTACGAAATATTTCATGGAACTGAACTATCAGTTTGAAGATTTGGGCCTTTTTGGTGGCGCCATAGCGCTGCTCGGACTGATCGTGCAGTTTGAGCTGGACAAGCGTGAATCGGACCACACGATGCTGCGTTTGCTGTACCGATCGTGCATCACGT TCTGCGAAAATCTTCGCCACCAGCTCGAGAACGTGATGCAAGGGCTGGAGATAAAGAAAAAGTTGACGCTGTTTTCGTCGATCAAAGCGCGCCAGCTCATCGCCCAGCTGGAAGGGTTCTACAAGGAAGGTCGCAGCCGTAAAACGAAAACCCTGATCTTTGTTCAGCGTCGCTTTTCGGCAAAGGTGGTGTACCATCTGCTGAAGATTTACTTTAGCGAAACCGAAAACGCCGAAACCATTCTGCCGGACTTTATGGTCGGATGCAACGGGACGATGCCCGAGTCGATCGAGCAGATCTTGTCGGCGAAAAAGGATCGAAGG GTGTTGGAGCGTTTCAAGAAGAACGAGACGAACGTTATCGTTACGACGAACGTGCTGGAGGAGGGCATCGATCTGCAGATGTGCAACTCGGTGataaagttcgattatccggaaACGTTCGCCTCGTACGAGCAGTCAAAAGGGCGAGCACGCATGAAGGACAGCACGTACACCGTCATGTTGGACAGCGATAAGCGGGAAAAGTTCCTGAAGAAGTATCTTCTCTACAAGGAAATCGAGGAGGAGCTGAGAAGG GCACTGGTTGGAAAAACCATCAACCGTCCGGAACCGCTGGAGGCGGATGTAACCAAGGAGCTGACCAACGAGCTCATCCCACCGTTCTACACCAAGAAGGGTGCCAAGTTGGACGCCCTTTCGTCGATCCAGCTGCTCAACCGGTACTGTATGGGCATGCCACGTGATGCCTTCACCAACACGAACGTCACCTGGGAACGACACGACGACAAATACACGGGTAAAATTGTGGTGGCCGTTTTGCTGCCGCTGCAGTCTACCGTGCGTGACAAAGTGTTTGGCCAGCCCATGACCAACGTCAAGCTGGCCAAGCGGTCGGCCGCGTTCGAGGCTTGCCGGAAGCTGTACGAGGCGGGCGAGCTTAACGATCATCTGATTCCGATCGATTCGAAGCGGCAGTTGGCAAACGTGAGCGAGGTTTACTTCCGCCACTGGAAGCAGTTCGAGGAAG AGTCGGCTAAGCAAGCTGGAACGCAGAAGAACGTCCGGAACCACCAGATCCGGTACCCGTCCCAAACGAGTGGTTGCTGCCCTCAGCCCGGAAAGCCCTGTTACATCTACGTGCTGCGCATAGCGGCCGGTTTCAACTCGGACGTTCAAAACGAGAACATTGAGACGTTCCACACGCTGTACAGCAGCGAGAACAACTTTGGCATCATGACTACGAAGCCACTGCCCGTGCTGGCCCGGATGAAGTTTTTCGTGTCACTCGGCCTGATCAACGTCCACCTAGATCCGACCCCGATTCGGGTGGAGAACGCTGGCAGCGATGCGGATTTGGCCGCGCTCAAGCAGTTTCAGCTGATGCTGTTCCGGGATGTACTGCGGCTGTGGAAGGAGTTTCTGGTGCTGGACAGCAGCAACGAAGCAAACAGTTTTTTGGTGGTTCCGTTGGCGCAGTCGCGGCAGATTGATTGGCAGGTGGTGAAGGATTTCCCGTTCCTCGCCCAACCGTCCGAACTGTCGACGGTCGCTCGCTCGCGCATGATTTTCGATGCGAAGCAGTACCGCCATCGGGTCATTCTACCGTGGTATCGTACGGACAGAGAGCGCGCGTACGTCGTGACGGCGGTCCACGAACATCTGACGCCAGGCAGTCCGTTTCCGAACGAAAAGTATCAAACATACGAGGATTACTTCGGCACCGTTTACGGCcagcaaatttgcaataaaaaccaGTTCCTGATCGAGGTAAAAGGCATCACCACGTGGCTTAACCGGCTCAGCCCGGGAGATGAAGACGATGGCAAGAGTGCCACGCGGGCGAAGAACTGGACCTTCCACGAAATTTTGATTCCGGAACTGTGCCACAACTTTGCCTTCCCGGCGGACTACTGGCTGAAGGCCACGCTGCTACCGAGTGCACTGCATCGAATCAACTTCCTGCTGTTGGCGGAGAACATCCGGGTCGAGTTGGCCACCGAGGCGAACGTCGGCTGTCTCGAGTGCAGAACCGTTGAGGATGTGGACGTGGAGTACAAGAACCGCAAGTCGACTGACCTGGCCAACGGAATGGACGAGCTGAAGTTTGACAGtgacgaggacgaggaagacgacgacgatgatttTGATTACGAGGAGGCAAAAAAAGCGCTCGTAGGCCCGGAAGATTTGAACAGCTTGATGCGTATCCAGATGAACTCGTTCGCCGAGGAGGTTGAAATGCCCTGGAAGGAACAAGACGAACCGGTCGATATTGAACGCAACTGGGACAATGTCTCTGCGTTGGATCTCGATTATTACGATTCGTTTGTGAGGAAGTTTTCAAGCCTTAACGTGGGAGAGCAAATTACGACAAAGATGGCCCAATCTTACTCTTCAGTCATCCACAAGCAAGCCACCCGTGCAAGTCCGCAGAAGGTCGCCGGAGCTATCCTCGATATGTCGCTGGATGAAAAGTTCCGCATTGCATTGCTGAAGCTAACACCGGAAAACACGGTATATGTTCCGCTACAGCAGTGTGCCATCATCAAGGCGTTGACCACCAAAAGTGCGCACGATGTCTACGACTTGGAACGGTACGAATTGTTGGGCGACGCCTTCCTCAAGTTTAGCGTGTCGCTATTTTTGGTGAAGAAGCACAAGGAGTGGCACGAGGGCCATCTCACGGCGGTCAAGGGACAACTGGTCAGCAACCGAAATCTGCTGTACTGTGCGATGCTAATCAATTTGCCCGGAATGATGAAAATTCACACCTTTGACCCGAAAAATGACTGGTCGCCACCACTCGCAAGCGTGCCGCATGCCGTGAAGCAAAAGATGGCCAGTATCAACCACTCGGCCAGAGTTCTGTACAAGCTGAAAATGTCCGAGGAAGAAATTCAAGCGGGCACCATCGAGAAGGACAAATACGAGGACTTCATTGCCGAGCTGGACGTACAGAGCCGATCGTTGGACACTTCGCCCATGCAGAACTACCTGTCGCAACAGGCCATGGGCGATAAGATGCCGGCCGATTCCATGGAGGCCATGCTGGGCGTTTGCGTCAGCACGGTCGGAATCAAACGATCCTTTAGACTGCTGTCATTTTTGGGCATTCTTCccaaaaaagaaaatctgaCGACGTTGCTCGACGACCGTATCGCGAATCAACGCCTCAAGGCGGACGTCACCAAAAGCGAAGTGGACTCGTTCCTGATCTCTCCGGGACGTATCGAGCGCATCCTCGACTACACGTTCAAGGATCGAACCTACCTGCTGCAAGCTTTGACGCACGCCTCCTATCCGACCAACCGCATCACCGGATCGTACCAGCAGCTCGAGTTTGTTGGAGACGCGGTGCTTGACTTCCTGATCTCCGCCTACATCTACGAGCAGAACCCAACCATGAGTCCTGGCCAGCTCACGGATCTACGGTCCGCACTCGTGAACAACATCACGCTGGCCTGCATTCTCGTCCGGCACGGTCTTCACCTGTACATTCTGTCCGAATCGGCATCCCTCACCGACACCGTCAGCAAGTTTGTAGCCTTCCAGGAAGCGCACAAGCACGAAATCACCGACCAGGTGAACCTGCTGTCGGAAGAATCCGAGCGTTGCCAGGGCGCAATGGCCGAATTCGTCGACGTGCCCAAGGCGCTGGGCGATGTGTTTGAGAGTTTGATCGGGGCCGTGTTCCTTGACTCGGGCAACGACCTGGAAGTGACGTGGCGGGTGATTTACGGCCTGATGCACCACGAGATTGCGACCTTCAGTGTGGACACGCCGATCCAGATCGTGCGCCGACTGTACGAGTGGAAGCCACCGTGCTATCCCAAGTTTAGCCAGGCAATCGTTGATGACGACACGGTGCTGGTGAAGCTGCGCTATCGCATTCGAAACGTCGATCATGAAGCGTACGGGTTCGGTCAGAACAAGGAAGATGCCAAGCGGGCCGCTGCCAAGGCGGCGATTCAGAAGCTTCGGAAGCAGTAG